From Mycobacterium colombiense CECT 3035:
CGGATGCCTGCGGGTCCGGGCATCGCTCACCATCTCCCCCGACGACCTGGTGTCCGGCGAGATCGTCGCCGCCGCCAAACCCAAGACCTCCAAGGACACCGGTCCCCAGCTGGACAGCAACAACCTGCCGTTCAGCCAGAAGGTGGCGGTGTCGAACTACGACAGCGACGGCTACGTCGGCTCGCAGGCGGTGTTCTCCGATCTGACGTTCGCCGAGTTGCCGCAGCTGGCCAACATGAACTCCGACGCCTCCGGGGTGAACCTGACGCTGCGCCGCAACGGCAACCTGGTGATCCTCGAGGGCCGGGCGGATCTGACCTCGCTGACCGACCCCGAGGCCGACGTCGAGCTGACGGTGGCCTTCCCCGGCGTCGTGACCTCCACCAACGGCGACCGGGCCGAACCCGACGTCGTGACGTGGAAGCTCAAGCCGGGCGTGGTGACCACCATGACCGCCCAGGCCCGCTACACCGACCCCAACACCCGGTCCTTCACCGGTGCGGTGGTGTGGCTGTGCATCGCGTCGTTCGCGGCCGCGGGCGTGGTGGGGCTGCTGGCCTGGGTCAGCCGGGACAGGTCACCGCGGCTGACCGCGCCGCGCGACCAACCGCCGCCCGATTAACCGGGGGTCGGCGACCAGTAGGCGAGCATCTCCGCGAAGGTCTGGAAGGCCGGCCCGGAGTTCCCGTAGGTCGCCTCGAGGTGGATGCTCAGCGGGAAGCCGAGCTCCGCGACGCCGTCGATGACGCGTTTGTAGAGGTCGACCATCTGCCGGCGCTTCTGCGCCGGTTCGCCGGCGGCCAGCTCCTTGACGAACTCCTGCTCCGCGGCCACCGCCGGATTGCCCGGGTCCTGGATCAGCCAGTTGATCAGTCCGACCCGGCTCTCCATCTTCGGGACGAAGCCGAACGACAGCAGGATCTCCGGCCGATGATCGGTCTGACGGGCGAACTCGGTCAGGAAGCCCACGATCGCGTCGGAGTACAACAGCTGGGTCATCCCGTAGGTGGCGCCCTGGTCGCACTTGAAGTTGAACCGGCCCTGTTCGCCGTCGCGAGTGGGGATCAGGATGACGCCGCGGTTGCTCAGCAGCTCGCGGTAGATCGACAGGGCGTCGGTGGGCGCGACGCCGGAACCTTCGCCGTCGTTCATGGTGCGCGGCACGCCGACGAACACCACGCCTTCCATCCCGGCCGATGTCAGCTCGGTCAGCCGCGTGCGCAGCGACGGCTCGTCCATGAACGCGGTCACCTGCGTGCACAGGCCCTTGATGCCCGGCAGTTCCGGCCTGACCACCGACCAGAACTCGAGCACGTCCAGCTTCGGCTTCATCTGGATGGGACGGTCGTCGTCCTCGGCGATGATCCCCGGAATCATCACGTGCCGGATCCGGCCGTCCAGGCCGGCCTCGGCCGAATTCCGCACCACTTTCTGCGCCTCTTCGAGTGCCCGCTCGCGCCCCTCGTCGGCGTTCGGCGGCACCAGCTCGAGCGCAATGGTGTTGAGGGTCACGCGGCTTCTCTCCATCTGACGACTGTTGGCCCGGGGCTGGTCGCCGCGCGGTCTGCGCGCGGGTCCAGCGCACCCGCCAGCATAGGGGCGGGTTAGTGAGGCAGGCGAAGCAACTGGGTCCACCCCGCCCGGGTCACGTGCGAAGCGGCTCCGGTGACGCGGCGAATACACTGGTCGGGCCTGGATCACCCAGCCAGCCGAGCAGAAAGGGGCGCCGCGCTGAGCCTAGGAGCTTCAGAAGCAGCGGCAACCGTCGAGTTGACCGGCGCCATCACCGACCAATTGCGTCGGTACATGCATGACCGGCGCACCGAAACCGCGTACATCGGTGACGACTACAGCGGTCTGATCGCCGCGCTGGAAGATTTCGTACTCAACGGGGGCAAGCGGTTACGGCCCGCGTTCGCCTATTGGGGCTGGCGCGCCGTGACCACCGAAGCACCCGATGAGCAAGCGCTGCTGCTGTTTTCAGCACTCGAGCTGCTGCACGCCTGCGCGCTGGTGCACGACGACGTGATCGACGACTCCTCGACCCGCCGGGGCCGGCCGACCACGCACGTCCAGTTCGCGGCGCTGCATCGCGATCGGCACTGGCAGGGCTCGGCGGAGCAGTTCGGCGTTTCGGCCGCCATCCTGCTCGGTGACCTCGCTCTGGCCTGGGCCGACGACATCGTCTTCGGCGTCGAGTTGACGCCGCAGGCTTCCAGGCGGGTGCGCCGGGTGTGGGCCAACATCCGCACCGAGGTGCTCGGCGGGCAGTACCTCGACATCGTCGCCGAGGCCAGCGCGGCCGCCTCGATCGCCTCGGCGATGAACGTCGACACCTTCAAGACCGCCTGCTACACCGTGTCCCGGCCGCTGCAACTCGGGGCGGCCGCCGCGGCCGACCGGCCCGACGTCCACGACGTCTTCAGCCAGTTCGGCACGGACCTGGGGGTGGCGTTTCAGTTGCGCGACGACGTGCTGGGAGTTTTCGGTGATCCCGCGGTCACCGGCAAGCCGTCCGGGGACGACCTGCGATCCGGCAAGCGCACCGTACTGCTGGCCGAGGCGGTGGAGCTGGCGGAGAAGTCGGACCCGGTGGCGGCCAACCTGTTACGCACCTCGATCGGGGCCGCGCTGACCGACGCGCAAGTGGATCGGCTGCGCGACGTCATCGAGTCGGTGGGCGCCCTGGCCGCCGCCGAGCAACGGATCGCCACGCTGACCCAGCGGGCGCTGGCCACGCTGGCGGCCGCGCCCATCAACACCGCGGCCAAAGCGGGACTGTCCGAACTGGCCAAGCTGGCCACGAACCGGTCCGCCTGAACCGATGACGACGCCCACCGACGCCCCGGCAGCGGACTCACCGGCCGCCAAACCCTCTCGCGGCGAATGGTTTTCCCAGCTGAGGGCGTTCGTGGCGTCCGGCGACTCCGGTCCTGCGAAGCTGGGCGGGCTGGGATCGGTGCTGATCACCCTGGGCGGGCTGGGCGCGGGCAGCACCCGTCAGCACGACCCGCTGCTCGAGTCGATGCACATGTCCTGGTTGCGTTTTGGCCACGGCCTGGTGCTGTCGTCGATCGTGTTGTGGACCGGCGTCGGGCTGATGCTGATCGCGTGGCTGGCCCTGGGGCGCCGGGTGCTGGCCGGCGAGGCGAGCGAGTTCGTCATGAAAGCCACCACCGGCTTCTGGCTGGCACCGCTGCTGGTGTCGGTGCCCGTGTTCAGCCGGGACACCTACTCGTATCTGGCGCAGGGCGCGCTGCTGCGCGACGGCCTGGACCCGTACGCGGTGGGGCCGGTCGCCAACCCAAACAGCCTGCTGGACAACGTCAGTCCCATCTGGTCGATCACGACCGCGCCCTACGGCCCGGTGTTCATCCTGGTGGCGAAGATCATCACCATCGTCGTGGGCAACAACGTGGTGGCGGGCACCGCGTTGTTGCGGCTGTGCATGCTGCCCGGTCTGATGCTGCTGGTCTGGGCGACGCCCCGGGTGGCGCGGCATCTGGGCACCGACGGTTCGACGGCGCTGTGGATCTGTGTGCTCAATCCCCTGGTGCTCATCCATCTGATGGGCGGGGTGCACAACGAGATGCTGATGGTGGGGCTGATGG
This genomic window contains:
- a CDS encoding LppM family (lipo)protein — its product is MLLLVVPLATGCLRVRASLTISPDDLVSGEIVAAAKPKTSKDTGPQLDSNNLPFSQKVAVSNYDSDGYVGSQAVFSDLTFAELPQLANMNSDASGVNLTLRRNGNLVILEGRADLTSLTDPEADVELTVAFPGVVTSTNGDRAEPDVVTWKLKPGVVTTMTAQARYTDPNTRSFTGAVVWLCIASFAAAGVVGLLAWVSRDRSPRLTAPRDQPPPD
- a CDS encoding mycobacterial-type methylenetetrahydrofolate reductase; the protein is MTLNTIALELVPPNADEGRERALEEAQKVVRNSAEAGLDGRIRHVMIPGIIAEDDDRPIQMKPKLDVLEFWSVVRPELPGIKGLCTQVTAFMDEPSLRTRLTELTSAGMEGVVFVGVPRTMNDGEGSGVAPTDALSIYRELLSNRGVILIPTRDGEQGRFNFKCDQGATYGMTQLLYSDAIVGFLTEFARQTDHRPEILLSFGFVPKMESRVGLINWLIQDPGNPAVAAEQEFVKELAAGEPAQKRRQMVDLYKRVIDGVAELGFPLSIHLEATYGNSGPAFQTFAEMLAYWSPTPG
- the idsA2 gene encoding bifunctional (2E,6E)-farnesyl/geranyl diphosphate synthase, encoding MTGAITDQLRRYMHDRRTETAYIGDDYSGLIAALEDFVLNGGKRLRPAFAYWGWRAVTTEAPDEQALLLFSALELLHACALVHDDVIDDSSTRRGRPTTHVQFAALHRDRHWQGSAEQFGVSAAILLGDLALAWADDIVFGVELTPQASRRVRRVWANIRTEVLGGQYLDIVAEASAAASIASAMNVDTFKTACYTVSRPLQLGAAAAADRPDVHDVFSQFGTDLGVAFQLRDDVLGVFGDPAVTGKPSGDDLRSGKRTVLLAEAVELAEKSDPVAANLLRTSIGAALTDAQVDRLRDVIESVGALAAAEQRIATLTQRALATLAAAPINTAAKAGLSELAKLATNRSA
- a CDS encoding alpha-(1->6)-mannopyranosyltransferase A, whose amino-acid sequence is MTTPTDAPAADSPAAKPSRGEWFSQLRAFVASGDSGPAKLGGLGSVLITLGGLGAGSTRQHDPLLESMHMSWLRFGHGLVLSSIVLWTGVGLMLIAWLALGRRVLAGEASEFVMKATTGFWLAPLLVSVPVFSRDTYSYLAQGALLRDGLDPYAVGPVANPNSLLDNVSPIWSITTAPYGPVFILVAKIITIVVGNNVVAGTALLRLCMLPGLMLLVWATPRVARHLGTDGSTALWICVLNPLVLIHLMGGVHNEMLMVGLMAAGIALTFAGRHVAGIALITVAIAVKATAGIALPFLVWVWMRHLRERRGYRPVPAFFAATALSLLIFAVVFAILSAVAGVGLGWLTALAGSVKIINWLTVPTAAANLIHAIGSGFFPVSFYPILRVTRLVGIAVIAISLPLLWWRFRRDDRAALTGIAWSMLIVVLFVPAALPWYYSWPLAIVAPLAQSRRAVSIIGGLSTWVMVIFKPDGSHGMYSWLHFSLATACALIAGYSLYRAPARQADRADVTTG